GGCCGGGTGCGGGCAACGAGATCCAGCTGACCGACGCGATGGCGCAGCTGATCGGGCAGCAGCCCTTCCATGCGTTCAAGTTCGGCGGTGAGCGTTACGACTGCGGCGACAAGGCCGGGTTCGCGCAGGCGAACTTCGCGCTTTCGCTGGAGCGTGAGGAGATCGGCGAGAAGCTGCGCGAGTTCGCGCGGGCGCGATTGAGGTAAGAAGAGAGAAGGCGGTTCACGCAAAGGCGCAAAGGCGCAAAGCGCTTAAAAACGATGGGTGCGGCTGAGGTGGCTCGACGGCGGCTTCGCCGCAGCCTCTTCGCGCCTTCGCGCCTTGGCGTGAACCAATTTCTTTCTTGTTCAGGTCACGCCGTCGGAACCGGCGTATCGCTGACCGCGCCGCCGCCCAGCTTCGCTTCCAGCGCGTCGATGCGCGCCTTGAGCGCGTCGTTCTCGTCGCGCGCGGCCGCGGCCATCGCCTTGACCGCTTCGAACTCGTCGCGCGACACGAAGTCGAGGCCGCCGATCCATTCGCGCGCGCGCTCGCGCGCAGCGGCTTCCGCCTCGCGACCCATGCCGGCAAGGGTGCCGGCGGCGCCGTTCAGGATCTTGGCGATGTCGTCGAACACGCGGTTTTCGGTCTGCATGATGTCTATAATCCGATCGTTCAGAGCTGAATCTGGGTGGTGGCGCCCGAGGGGACAAGGGTCTCGCCCGCTGGATTGCGCCGGTCGATGTCGTAGGCGAGCAGGCTCGCGAAGCTGAGCCAGGCGAGATAGGGGACCATCAGCCACGCCGCGGTCCGCCGCACCCGCGCGAATGCGAACGTCGTCGCGATGGCGAGCGCGAGGATGACGACGATCTGCACCGCCGCGATGCTGACGAGGTGCAGCCCGAAGAACACGGGCGTCCAGGCAAGGTTGAGCGCCAGCTGCACCACGAACAGCGCGATCGCGGCATTACGACCGCGGGCGCTGCGGGCGTTCAGGATCATCGCGATGGCGATGCCGATCAGGATGTAGAGGATCGACCAGGCGATCGGAAACGCCCAGCCGGGCGGCGTCCACGAAGGCTTCGAAAGCGCCTGATACCAGGCACTGTCGTCGCCCGAGGGGACCGACGCGCCGGAAGCGAAGCCCAGCAGCAGGACCGCGGGCACGGTGACGAACGCCCATCGCGCGAACGACCAGCGGAGCTGACCCATTGAGGCGATTTCGCGCATAGCTTCCCTTGTATCAGGCGAATCCGGAACGGCGCCATGCCGTAGCGGGCCGGACGCCGGCCATCAATCGGGCGAAGGGCCGGGGCGCCGCGCGGCGATCAGGAACTCGACATTGCCCTCCGGACCGGTGATCGGGCTCTGCTCGACCCCCTGGACCGCCCAGCCGATGCCGGCGAGCCAGTCGGCGACCTCTGCACAGACGCGCGCATGCACCTCCGGATCGCGGACGACGCCGCCCTTGCCGACCTCCTCGCGTCCCGCCTCGAACTGCGGCTTGATGAGCGCGATCAGCCCGCCGCCGGGCCGGACGAAGCCGAGCGGACGCTCCAGCACCTTGGCGAGGCCGATGAAGCTCGCATCGCAGACGACGAGGTCGATGGGCTCGAGCACGTGCGCGTCGGTCAGGATGCGCGCGCTCGTCTGTTCGTGCACGACAACGCGCGGATCCTGGCGCAATTTCCACGCAAGCTGGTTGGTGCCCGAATCGACGGCATAGACGCGCGCCGCCCCGCGGGTGAGGAGGACGTCGGTGAAGCCGCCGGTCGACGATCCCACGTCGATCGCCACCGCTTCGCCCACGGTCCAGCCGAAATGGTCGAGCGCGTGCGCCAGCTTGATCCCGCCGCGTGAGACCCAGGGATGATCGCGCCCGCGCACTTCGATCGCGGCGTCCACCGCCAGCGACACGCCCGGCTTGTCGAGCTTCCGCTCGCCCGAGAAGACCAGGCCCGCCATCACCAGCGCCTGCGCCCGCGTGCGGCTCTCGGCGAGGCCGCGGTCGACGATGAGCTGATCCAAACGCTTCTTGGGCATGGCGCGCGATACCGCCGAACGGCCTGCCGCAAAAGCCCTGCGACGAACCGCGCACCTATTGCACACTGTGCAAGTAGGAATTAGATCGGAAGTCGACGAGGGCAGGGACGCCGGCCGTGCCCCTAGAGCGACTTTGCGGCCCTCGCCCTCGTCACCGGACAAAAGGAAGAACGGCCATGACGATCTTCTCCGACAGCCCGACGCGTCCCGTCGTGCTTACCGTTCCCGGCCTCGGCAGCTCGGGGCCTTCGCACTGGCAGACGCTGTGGGAAGACAATCTGCCCGACACGCACCGCGTCGAGTTGGGCATGTGGAACAAGCCGCATCGCAACGCCTGGGTGACCAAGCTCGACCAGGCGATCCGGTCGACGCGCGCGCCGGTGGTGCTCGCGGCGCACAGCCTGGGCTGCCTGGCGGTGGCGTGGTGGGCGGCCCTGTCGCCGCAGCCTTATGGCTGGCCGGTCGCGGGCGCGCTGCTCGTCGCGCCGGCCGATGTCGACCGCGCGGACGTCCACCCCGACATCGCCGCGTTCAAGCCCTCGCCGCGGCAGCTGCTGCCGTTCCCCTCGATCCTGGTCGCGTCGAACGACGATCCGTGGATAGAGATCGAGCAGGCGCGCAACCTGGCCGCGCAATGGGGAAGCCACTTCGTCGATGCCGGTGCCCAGGGGCATCTCAATGCCGCGAGCGGGATCGGCTGGTGGTCGGAAGGGCAGGAACTGCTCGACCGCGTGATGGATGCCGCCGCCGACCGCCGCGGCCAGCCCCGCAGCGCGAGCGAGGCGCGGCAGCTGCTCTCGGTCAGCGCGACCGAGGCGGCGGAGCGGCATTATTTGGGGTGAGGGTCGCCGCCGAGCTTACCCATCCCCGTTCGTGCTGAGCCTATCGAAGCACATGATCCGGGCGCAGCGCCTGTGACCCGTCCTTAGACAAGCTCAGGACGAACGGGAGATTACTCCGGCAACCCCGCCCGCAGTTCCTCGATCCATGCCCGCGCATTGCCGTCCGACGGTGCGCGCCAGTCGCCGCGCGGCGAGAGTGCGCCCGCTGCCGCGACCTTGGGTCCGTTGGGGATCGCCGAGCGCTTGAACTGGCTGGTGCGGAAGAAGCGGTCGAGGAACGCCTCCAGCCACTTGGCGATCGTCGCCAGGTCATAGGCGCCGCGGGCGTCCTCCGGCAGGTTCGCGGGCCAATGCCCCTCGTCGGCATCGTTCCAGGCGTGCCACGCCAGGAATGCGATCTTCGAGGGCGACAGCCCCAGCCGCACGACATGGTGGAGGAAGAAGTCGTGCAGCGCATAGGGGCCGATCCGCCCCTCGGTCGACTGCATCGCGCCGCTCTCGTCCGCGGGGATCAGCTCGGGACTGATCTCGGTACCGAGGATCGTCTCCAGCACCGCATCGGTCGCCGCATCATACTGGCCGCTGGCGATCGTCCAGCGGATGAGGTGCTGGATCAGCGTCTTGGGCACGCCGGCATTGACGGCATAGTGGCTCATCTGGTCGCCGACGCCGTAGGTGCACCAGCCCAGCGCGAGTTCGGACAGGTCGCCGGTGCCGAGCACCAGCCCGCCGCGCTGATTGGCGAGGCGGAAGAGATAGTCGGTGCGCAATCCCGCCTGCACATTCTCGAACGTCACGTCGTACTGCGGCTGCCCTTCGGCAAAGGGATGGCCCATGTCCTTGAGCAGCTGGTTGGCGGCGGGGCGGATGTCGATCTCCTCGCCGGTCACGCCGAGCGCGCGCATCAGGCCCCAGGCGCTCGCCTTGGTCGCCTCACCCGTGGCGAAGCCGGGCATGGTGAAGCCGAGCAGGTCGCTGCGCGGATAGCCGAGCCGGTCGAACGCCTTGGCCGCGACCAGCAGCGCGTGTGTCGAATCGAGCCCACCCGACACGCCGATCACCAGCCGCTTCGTGCCCGTGGCGGCGAGCCGCTGGCGGAGACCCTCCACCTGGATGTTGAACGCCTCGTAGCAGTCGGCGTCGAGCGTTTCGGGCGTGTCGGGAACGAACGGATAGCGGCGCACCGCTCGCTTCAGACCGAGATCGGCGAAGTCGGGCTGATGGTCGAACGCGATCCGGCGGAAGCGCGTCTCCGGATGGCCGTTGGCGGCCGCGCAATCGTTGAACGTTCCCGTGCGCGCGCGCTCCAAGCGA
This is a stretch of genomic DNA from Sphingomonas sp. Y38-1Y. It encodes these proteins:
- a CDS encoding accessory factor UbiK family protein encodes the protein MQTENRVFDDIAKILNGAAGTLAGMGREAEAAARERAREWIGGLDFVSRDEFEAVKAMAAAARDENDALKARIDALEAKLGGGAVSDTPVPTA
- a CDS encoding TspO/MBR family protein, coding for MREIASMGQLRWSFARWAFVTVPAVLLLGFASGASVPSGDDSAWYQALSKPSWTPPGWAFPIAWSILYILIGIAIAMILNARSARGRNAAIALFVVQLALNLAWTPVFFGLHLVSIAAVQIVVILALAIATTFAFARVRRTAAWLMVPYLAWLSFASLLAYDIDRRNPAGETLVPSGATTQIQL
- a CDS encoding TlyA family RNA methyltransferase, which produces MPKKRLDQLIVDRGLAESRTRAQALVMAGLVFSGERKLDKPGVSLAVDAAIEVRGRDHPWVSRGGIKLAHALDHFGWTVGEAVAIDVGSSTGGFTDVLLTRGAARVYAVDSGTNQLAWKLRQDPRVVVHEQTSARILTDAHVLEPIDLVVCDASFIGLAKVLERPLGFVRPGGGLIALIKPQFEAGREEVGKGGVVRDPEVHARVCAEVADWLAGIGWAVQGVEQSPITGPEGNVEFLIAARRPGPSPD
- a CDS encoding alpha/beta hydrolase — protein: MTIFSDSPTRPVVLTVPGLGSSGPSHWQTLWEDNLPDTHRVELGMWNKPHRNAWVTKLDQAIRSTRAPVVLAAHSLGCLAVAWWAALSPQPYGWPVAGALLVAPADVDRADVHPDIAAFKPSPRQLLPFPSILVASNDDPWIEIEQARNLAAQWGSHFVDAGAQGHLNAASGIGWWSEGQELLDRVMDAAADRRGQPRSASEARQLLSVSATEAAERHYLG
- a CDS encoding NAD(+) synthase, with product MTHRFWSHHAHGFVRVAAATPPGVVADPAAATDHAIRLAHEAADAGVDLVVFPELNLSGYAIDDLHMQDALLAAVEAGIARIVAASAELRPVLLLGAPVRRNGRLYNCAVVVARGCILGVVPKTYLPNYREYYEKRWFAPGVGLTNLDIALAGQTVPFGTDLIFAASDLPDFVFHAEICEDYWAPLPPSTAGAMAGALILANLSASNIVVGKARERMLLSASHSARTMSAYVYSASGPGESTTDLAWDGQGMVHELGELLAISDRFDLASELVVADVDAGRLRLERARTGTFNDCAAANGHPETRFRRIAFDHQPDFADLGLKRAVRRYPFVPDTPETLDADCYEAFNIQVEGLRQRLAATGTKRLVIGVSGGLDSTHALLVAAKAFDRLGYPRSDLLGFTMPGFATGEATKASAWGLMRALGVTGEEIDIRPAANQLLKDMGHPFAEGQPQYDVTFENVQAGLRTDYLFRLANQRGGLVLGTGDLSELALGWCTYGVGDQMSHYAVNAGVPKTLIQHLIRWTIASGQYDAATDAVLETILGTEISPELIPADESGAMQSTEGRIGPYALHDFFLHHVVRLGLSPSKIAFLAWHAWNDADEGHWPANLPEDARGAYDLATIAKWLEAFLDRFFRTSQFKRSAIPNGPKVAAAGALSPRGDWRAPSDGNARAWIEELRAGLPE